One genomic window of Streptomyces sp. WP-1 includes the following:
- a CDS encoding NADP-dependent malic enzyme codes for MAAEIVNPRSDVGTDQDGGAEPLDSFDPVFALHRGGKMAVQATVPVRDKDDLSLAYTPGVARVCTAIAEQPELVNDYTWKSSVVAVVTDGTAVLGLGDIGPQASLPVMEGKAILFKQFGGVDAVPIALDCTDVDEIVETVVRLAPSFGGVNLEDISAPRCFEIERRLQERLDIPVFHDDQHGTAVVTLAALRNAARLSGREIGQLRAVISGAGAAGVAIAKMLVEAGIGDVAVADRKGVVSADREDLTPVKRDLAGFTNKAGLSGTLADALQGADVFIGVSGGTVAEEAVAGMAEGAFVFAMANPNPEVHPEVAHKYAAVVATGRSDFPNQINNVLAFPGIFAGALQVRASRITEGMKIAAAEALASVVGDDLAADYVIPSPFDERVAPAVTAAVAAAARAEGVARR; via the coding sequence GTGGCAGCGGAGATCGTCAATCCTCGCAGCGACGTCGGTACGGACCAGGACGGCGGGGCCGAGCCCCTCGATTCCTTCGATCCGGTGTTCGCTCTGCACCGTGGCGGCAAGATGGCTGTGCAGGCCACCGTGCCCGTCCGCGACAAGGACGACCTTTCCCTCGCGTACACGCCCGGCGTCGCGCGCGTGTGCACCGCGATCGCGGAACAGCCGGAGCTCGTCAACGACTACACATGGAAGTCCTCCGTCGTCGCCGTCGTCACCGACGGCACGGCGGTGCTCGGACTCGGGGACATCGGTCCCCAGGCCTCCCTCCCCGTGATGGAGGGCAAGGCGATCCTGTTCAAGCAGTTCGGCGGGGTCGACGCGGTGCCGATCGCGCTCGACTGCACCGACGTGGACGAGATCGTGGAGACCGTCGTCCGGCTCGCTCCCTCCTTCGGCGGAGTCAACCTGGAGGACATCTCGGCGCCCCGGTGCTTCGAGATCGAGCGCCGCCTCCAGGAGCGCCTGGACATCCCGGTCTTCCACGACGACCAGCACGGCACCGCCGTGGTGACGCTCGCGGCGCTGCGCAACGCGGCACGGCTCAGCGGCCGGGAGATCGGGCAGCTGCGCGCCGTGATCTCGGGCGCCGGCGCGGCCGGTGTCGCCATCGCCAAGATGCTGGTCGAGGCCGGCATCGGCGATGTGGCGGTGGCGGACCGCAAGGGCGTCGTCTCCGCGGACCGCGAGGACCTGACCCCGGTCAAGCGCGACCTGGCCGGCTTCACCAACAAGGCCGGTCTCAGCGGCACGCTGGCGGACGCGCTCCAGGGCGCGGACGTCTTCATCGGCGTCTCCGGCGGCACGGTCGCCGAGGAGGCCGTGGCCGGTATGGCCGAGGGCGCCTTCGTGTTCGCGATGGCCAACCCGAACCCCGAGGTGCACCCCGAGGTCGCCCACAAGTACGCGGCGGTCGTGGCCACCGGGCGCTCGGACTTCCCGAACCAGATCAACAACGTGCTGGCCTTCCCCGGGATCTTCGCGGGCGCCCTCCAGGTGCGGGCCAGCCGGATCACCGAGGGCATGAAGATCGCGGCGGCGGAGGCACTGGCCTCGGTCGTCGGTGACGATCTCGCGGCGGACTACGTGATCCCCTCGCCGTTCGACGAGCGGGTCGCTCCGGCGGTCACCGCGGCGGTGGCCGCGGCGGCGCGGGCCGAGGGCGTCGCCCGTCGCTGA
- a CDS encoding multifunctional oxoglutarate decarboxylase/oxoglutarate dehydrogenase thiamine pyrophosphate-binding subunit/dihydrolipoyllysine-residue succinyltransferase subunit — MSPQSPSNSSISTDDQAGKNPAAAFGANEWLVDEIYQQYLQDPNSVDRAWWDFFADYKPGAPATPAPAGTAAAGVAATPTPAPQAAAPAPAAPAAPKPAAAPAPAPAAPAAAPAAKTAPSPAKPAQPAQAPAQPAAKAAPAAEAPAGPEQITLRGPAAAVAKNMDASLEVPTATSVRAVPVKLLFDNRIVINNHLKRARGGKISFTHLIGYAMVQAIKAMPAMNHSFTVKDGKPTLVKPAHVNLGLAIDLVKPNGDRQLVVAAIKKAETLNFFEFWQAYEDIVRRAREGKLTMDDFTGVTVSLTNPGGLGTVHSVPRLMPGQAVIMGVGSMDYPAEFQGTSQDTLNKLGVSKVMTLTSTYDHRVIQGAASGEFLRQVANLLLGENKFYDDIFEALRIPYEPVRWLKDIDASHDDDVTKAARVFELIHSYRVRGHVMADTDPLEYRQRKHPDLDIVEHGLTLWDLEREFAVGGFAGKSMMKLRDILGVLRDSYCRTTGIEFMHIQDPKQRKWIQDRVERGHAKPEREEQLRILRRLNAAEAFETFLQTKYVGQKRFSLEGGESVIPLLDAVIDSAAESRLDEVVIGMAHRGRLNVLANIVGKSYAQIFREFEGNLDPKSMHGSGDVKYHLGANGTFTGLDGEQIKVSLVANPSHLEAVDPILEGVARAKQDIINKGGTDFTVLPVAIHGDAAFAGQGVVAETLNMSQLRGYRTGGTVHIVINNQVGFTAAPESSRSSMYATDVARMIEAPIFHVNGDDPEAVVRVARLAFEFRQAFNKDVVIDLICYRRRGHNESDNPAFTQPLMYDLIDKKRSVRKLYTESLIGRGDITLEEAEQALQDYQGQLEKVFTEVREATAQPAAGAAQEAQDGFPAAVPTAVSAEVVKRIAESQVNIPEHITVHPRLLPQLQRRAAMVEDGTIDWGMGETLAIGSLLLDGTPVRLAGQDSQRGTFGQRHAVLIDRETGEEYTPLQYLAEDQARLNVYNSLLSEYAAMGFEYGYSLARPDALVMWEAQFGDFVNGAQTVVDEFISSAEQKWGQTSGVVLLLPHGYEGQGPDHSSARPERFLQLCAQNNMTVAMPTSPSNYFHLLRWQVHNPAHKPLVVFTPKSMLRLKAAASKAEEFTTGGFQPVIGDATAEAAAVRKVVFCSGKVYYDLEAERKKRGATDTAIIRIERLYPLPGAELQAEVNKYPNAEKYLWVQEEPANQGAWPFIALNLIDHLDLAVGADIPAGERLRRISRPHSSSPAVGSAKRHQAEQEQLVREVFEA, encoded by the coding sequence GTGTCGCCACAGTCCCCCAGTAACTCGAGCATCTCCACCGACGACCAAGCCGGGAAGAACCCCGCGGCCGCCTTCGGTGCCAACGAGTGGCTCGTCGACGAGATCTATCAGCAGTACCTCCAGGACCCGAATTCGGTAGACCGTGCCTGGTGGGACTTCTTCGCCGATTACAAGCCGGGCGCGCCTGCCACGCCCGCGCCGGCGGGTACTGCGGCCGCGGGGGTCGCAGCGACCCCCACCCCGGCGCCCCAGGCCGCCGCTCCGGCGCCCGCGGCCCCGGCGGCCCCGAAGCCCGCCGCCGCCCCGGCGCCCGCTCCCGCGGCTCCTGCCGCGGCTCCCGCGGCGAAGACGGCCCCCTCCCCGGCCAAGCCGGCGCAACCCGCACAGGCGCCCGCTCAGCCGGCGGCGAAGGCCGCCCCCGCCGCCGAGGCCCCCGCGGGCCCCGAGCAGATCACCCTGCGCGGTCCGGCCGCCGCGGTCGCGAAGAACATGGACGCCTCGCTGGAGGTGCCGACCGCCACCTCGGTCCGCGCCGTCCCGGTGAAGCTGCTGTTCGACAACCGCATCGTCATCAACAACCACCTCAAGCGCGCCCGCGGCGGGAAGATCTCCTTCACGCACCTCATCGGGTACGCGATGGTGCAGGCCATCAAGGCCATGCCGGCGATGAACCACTCGTTCACCGTCAAGGACGGCAAGCCGACCCTGGTCAAGCCGGCCCACGTCAACCTCGGTCTCGCCATCGACCTGGTCAAGCCCAACGGCGACCGCCAGCTCGTCGTCGCGGCGATCAAGAAGGCCGAGACGCTGAACTTCTTCGAGTTCTGGCAGGCCTACGAGGACATCGTCCGCCGCGCCCGCGAGGGCAAGCTGACCATGGACGACTTCACCGGTGTCACGGTCTCCCTGACCAACCCCGGCGGCCTGGGCACCGTGCACTCCGTGCCGCGGCTGATGCCCGGCCAGGCCGTGATCATGGGCGTCGGCTCCATGGACTACCCGGCCGAGTTCCAGGGCACCAGCCAGGACACCCTGAACAAGCTCGGTGTCTCCAAGGTCATGACCCTGACGTCGACCTACGACCACCGGGTCATCCAGGGCGCCGCCTCCGGCGAGTTCCTGCGCCAGGTCGCCAACCTGCTGCTCGGCGAGAACAAGTTCTACGACGACATCTTCGAGGCGCTGCGCATCCCCTACGAGCCGGTCCGCTGGCTCAAGGACATCGACGCGTCCCACGACGACGACGTCACCAAGGCCGCGCGCGTCTTCGAGCTGATCCACTCCTACCGGGTCCGCGGCCACGTCATGGCCGACACCGACCCGCTGGAGTACCGCCAGCGCAAGCACCCCGACCTGGACATCGTCGAGCACGGCCTCACCCTGTGGGACCTGGAGCGCGAGTTCGCCGTCGGTGGTTTCGCCGGCAAGTCGATGATGAAGCTGCGCGACATCCTCGGTGTGCTCCGCGACTCGTACTGCCGCACCACCGGCATCGAGTTCATGCACATCCAGGACCCCAAGCAGCGCAAGTGGATCCAGGACCGGGTCGAGCGCGGCCACGCCAAGCCGGAGCGCGAGGAGCAGCTGCGCATCCTGCGCCGGCTCAACGCTGCCGAGGCGTTCGAGACGTTCCTGCAGACGAAGTACGTCGGCCAGAAGCGCTTCTCCCTGGAGGGCGGCGAGTCCGTCATCCCGCTGCTGGACGCGGTCATCGACTCCGCCGCCGAGTCCCGCCTGGACGAGGTCGTCATCGGCATGGCCCACCGCGGCCGCCTGAACGTGCTCGCCAACATCGTCGGCAAGTCGTACGCGCAGATCTTCCGCGAGTTCGAGGGCAACCTCGACCCGAAGTCGATGCACGGCTCCGGCGACGTGAAGTACCACCTGGGCGCCAACGGCACCTTCACCGGCCTGGACGGCGAGCAGATCAAGGTCTCGCTGGTCGCCAACCCCTCCCACCTGGAGGCGGTCGACCCGATCCTGGAGGGCGTCGCCCGCGCCAAGCAGGACATCATCAACAAGGGCGGCACGGACTTCACCGTCCTGCCGGTGGCGATCCACGGCGACGCGGCCTTCGCGGGCCAGGGCGTGGTGGCCGAGACCCTGAACATGTCGCAGCTGCGCGGCTACCGCACCGGCGGCACCGTGCACATCGTCATCAACAACCAGGTCGGCTTCACCGCGGCGCCCGAGTCCTCGCGTTCCTCCATGTACGCGACGGACGTGGCCCGCATGATCGAGGCCCCGATCTTCCACGTGAACGGCGACGACCCCGAGGCCGTCGTCCGGGTCGCGCGGCTGGCGTTCGAGTTCCGCCAGGCGTTCAACAAGGACGTGGTGATCGACCTCATCTGCTACCGCCGCCGCGGTCACAACGAGTCGGACAACCCGGCCTTCACCCAGCCCCTGATGTACGACCTGATCGACAAGAAGCGCTCGGTGCGCAAGCTGTACACCGAGTCCCTGATCGGTCGCGGCGACATCACCCTGGAAGAGGCCGAGCAGGCCCTCCAGGACTACCAGGGCCAGCTGGAGAAGGTCTTCACCGAGGTCCGCGAGGCCACCGCGCAGCCGGCCGCCGGCGCCGCCCAGGAGGCCCAGGACGGCTTCCCGGCCGCGGTCCCGACCGCCGTCTCCGCCGAGGTCGTCAAGCGGATCGCCGAGTCCCAGGTCAACATCCCCGAGCACATCACCGTGCACCCGCGGCTGCTGCCGCAGCTCCAGCGCCGTGCGGCGATGGTCGAGGACGGCACCATCGACTGGGGCATGGGCGAGACCCTGGCCATCGGCTCCCTGCTGCTCGACGGCACCCCGGTCCGCCTCGCGGGCCAGGACTCCCAGCGCGGCACCTTCGGCCAGCGCCACGCGGTGCTGATCGACCGGGAGACCGGCGAGGAGTACACCCCGCTCCAGTACCTCGCCGAGGACCAGGCGCGGCTGAACGTCTACAACTCGCTGCTGTCCGAGTACGCGGCCATGGGCTTCGAGTACGGCTACTCGCTCGCGCGTCCCGACGCGCTGGTGATGTGGGAGGCCCAGTTCGGCGACTTCGTCAACGGCGCCCAGACGGTCGTCGACGAGTTCATCTCCTCGGCCGAGCAGAAGTGGGGCCAGACCTCCGGCGTCGTCCTGCTGCTGCCGCACGGCTACGAGGGCCAGGGCCCGGACCACTCGTCCGCGCGCCCGGAGCGGTTCCTCCAGCTGTGCGCCCAGAACAACATGACGGTGGCCATGCCCACCTCGCCGTCGAACTACTTCCACCTGCTGCGGTGGCAGGTGCACAACCCGGCCCACAAGCCGCTGGTCGTCTTCACCCCGAAGTCGATGCTGCGCCTGAAGGCCGCCGCCTCCAAGGCGGAGGAGTTCACGACGGGCGGCTTCCAGCCGGTCATCGGCGACGCGACCGCCGAGGCGGCCGCGGTCCGCAAGGTCGTCTTCTGCTCCGGCAAGGTCTACTACGACCTGGAGGCCGAGCGTAAGAAGCGCGGCGCCACGGACACGGCGATCATCCGCATCGAGCGCCTGTACCCGCTCCCGGGTGCCGAGCTCCAGGCGGAGGTCAACAAGTACCCGAACGCCGAGAAGTACCTGTGGGTCCAGGAGGAGCCGGCGAACCAGGGTGCCTGGCCGTTCATCGCGCTCAACCTGATCGACCACCTCGACCTGGCGGTCGGCGCGGACATCCCGGCCGGCGAGCGGCTGCGGCGCATCTCGCGCCCGCACTCCTCGTCCCCGGCGGTGGGCTCCGCCAAGCGCCACCAGGCCGAGCAGGAGCAGCTGGTGCGTGAGGTGTTCGAGGCGTAG
- a CDS encoding ABC transporter substrate-binding protein has protein sequence MTARSTRRSTATHPRLAAVGAIAVAGALLLTGCGDQTKGKSNDSGSATASAPLASRLPQSIRGKGKILVGSDIAYAPVEFKDSSGKAVGLDPDLAAALGKQLGVRFEFRNGTFDALLTGLRSGRYDIAMSAMTDNKDRQQGVDPDTGKKVGEGVDFVDYLTAGVSIYTRKGDTQGITGWSDLCGKKIAVERSTVSEDLAKAEAKKCPAGKKLSIEPFDDDQQSQTRLRSGGVDAASSDFPVAAYAAKTSGGGKDFQIVGDQVSAAPYGIAVSKEATQLRDALKAAMDAIIKNGEYQKILAKWGAQDGAVKESVINGGK, from the coding sequence ATGACCGCACGTTCCACCCGTCGTTCGACCGCCACGCACCCCCGGCTGGCTGCGGTCGGTGCGATCGCGGTCGCAGGCGCCCTGCTGCTCACCGGCTGCGGCGACCAGACGAAGGGCAAGAGCAACGACTCCGGCAGCGCCACGGCCAGTGCCCCGCTCGCGAGCAGGCTCCCGCAGTCCATCCGGGGCAAGGGCAAGATCCTGGTCGGCTCGGACATCGCGTACGCCCCCGTGGAGTTCAAGGACTCCAGCGGCAAGGCCGTCGGTCTCGACCCGGACCTCGCGGCCGCGCTGGGCAAGCAGCTCGGGGTGAGGTTCGAGTTCCGGAACGGCACCTTCGACGCCCTGCTCACCGGTCTGCGCTCGGGCCGCTACGACATAGCCATGTCGGCCATGACCGACAACAAGGACCGCCAGCAGGGCGTCGACCCGGACACCGGCAAGAAGGTCGGCGAGGGCGTCGACTTCGTCGACTACCTGACCGCCGGCGTCTCGATCTACACGCGCAAGGGCGACACCCAGGGCATCACCGGCTGGTCCGACCTGTGCGGCAAGAAGATCGCCGTGGAGCGCAGCACCGTCTCCGAGGACCTGGCCAAGGCCGAGGCCAAGAAGTGTCCGGCCGGCAAGAAGCTCTCCATCGAGCCCTTCGACGACGACCAGCAGTCCCAGACCCGGCTGCGCTCGGGCGGCGTGGACGCGGCCTCCTCCGACTTCCCGGTCGCGGCGTACGCGGCGAAGACCTCGGGCGGCGGCAAGGACTTCCAGATCGTCGGCGACCAGGTCTCGGCGGCGCCGTACGGCATCGCGGTCTCCAAGGAGGCGACCCAGCTGCGGGACGCGCTCAAGGCCGCGATGGACGCGATCATCAAGAACGGCGAATACCAGAAGATCCTCGCGAAGTGGGGCGCCCAGGACGGCGCCGTCAAGGAATCCGTGATCAACGGCGGCAAGTGA
- a CDS encoding PadR family transcriptional regulator: MPPVFAHGRLRLYLLKLLDEAPRHGYEVIRLLEERFQGLYAPSAGTVYPRLAKLEAEGLVTHTTEGGRKVYAITDAGRAELAGRGGELADLELEIRESVAELAAEIKADVRGAAGDLRREMRAAASEARGGGEAPGDAGGSGESGDDKDAWRAAKEEMRRVRQEWKEQARRAKDESRRAREEAQRARHQAQEAQARARAQAQEEMQRVARRVQDHFARGNWPAGVREGLTELARELGDLSKDWTTPRPAPAPSPTYTTTDVPAEYIPSWTHEPPTGDPARDLDRLLDRFRDDIRDLSRDHGVTPDQLRTAQEQLSRAAAEITSVLRPQKG, from the coding sequence ATGCCCCCCGTCTTCGCTCACGGACGCCTGCGCCTGTACCTGCTCAAGCTGCTGGACGAAGCGCCGCGCCATGGCTACGAGGTGATCCGCCTCCTGGAGGAGCGCTTCCAGGGGCTGTACGCGCCCTCGGCGGGCACCGTCTACCCCCGGCTGGCCAAGCTGGAGGCCGAGGGCCTGGTCACCCACACCACCGAGGGCGGCCGCAAGGTGTACGCCATCACGGACGCGGGCCGCGCCGAACTGGCCGGGCGCGGCGGCGAGTTGGCCGACCTGGAGCTGGAGATCCGCGAGTCGGTGGCGGAGCTGGCGGCCGAGATCAAGGCCGATGTGCGGGGCGCGGCCGGCGATCTGCGCCGTGAGATGCGCGCGGCCGCCTCCGAGGCCCGCGGGGGCGGCGAGGCCCCCGGGGACGCCGGGGGATCCGGGGAATCCGGGGACGACAAGGACGCCTGGCGCGCCGCCAAGGAGGAGATGCGCCGGGTCCGGCAGGAGTGGAAGGAGCAGGCCCGCCGCGCCAAGGACGAGAGCCGCCGGGCCCGCGAGGAGGCCCAGCGCGCCCGCCATCAGGCCCAGGAGGCCCAGGCCCGGGCCCGTGCCCAGGCGCAGGAGGAGATGCAGCGGGTCGCCCGCCGTGTCCAGGACCACTTCGCGCGCGGCAACTGGCCCGCGGGCGTCCGTGAGGGCCTGACCGAACTGGCCCGGGAACTGGGCGACCTGAGCAAGGACTGGACCACCCCCCGCCCGGCCCCCGCCCCGAGCCCGACCTACACCACGACGGACGTCCCCGCCGAGTACATCCCGTCCTGGACGCACGAACCCCCGACCGGCGATCCCGCCCGCGACCTCGACCGCCTGCTGGACCGCTTCCGGGACGACATCCGCGACCTGTCCCGCGACCACGGGGTGACCCCGGACCAGCTGCGGACGGCCCAGGAGCAGCTGTCGCGCGCGGCGGCGGAGATCACCTCGGTCCTGCGCCCGCAAAAGGGATAG
- a CDS encoding ATP-binding protein, with protein sequence MSGRQAARRSTGARTEDPWGGVRPFSIKTKLTALVVIAVLITTGLSIVAVHTKTELRFITVFSMIATLLITQFVAHSLTMPLDEMNTVARAISQGDYTRRVREARRDELGDLAQTINVMADELEAQDRQRKELVANVSHELRTPIAGLRAVLENIVDGVTEADPETMRTALKQTERLGRLVETLLDLSRLDNGVVPLKLRRFEVWPYLSGVLKEANMVASARAGMATGSGSHTRTDVHLHLDVSPPELTAHADPERIHQVVANLIDNAVKHSPPHGRVTVKARRGPQPQSLELEVLDEGPGIPRSEWHRVFERFNRGAVTRPHGPGSDGGTGLGLAIARWAVDLHGGRIGVAESERGCRIIVTLPGANSASS encoded by the coding sequence GTGAGCGGGCGCCAGGCCGCACGGAGGAGCACCGGGGCCCGCACGGAGGACCCCTGGGGCGGCGTACGCCCCTTCTCGATCAAGACCAAGCTGACCGCGCTGGTGGTCATCGCGGTGCTGATCACCACCGGTCTGTCGATCGTCGCGGTGCACACCAAGACGGAGCTGCGCTTCATCACGGTGTTCTCGATGATCGCCACGCTGCTGATCACCCAGTTCGTCGCGCACTCGCTCACCATGCCGCTGGACGAGATGAACACGGTCGCCCGGGCCATCTCGCAGGGCGACTACACCCGCCGGGTGCGCGAGGCCCGCCGGGACGAACTGGGCGACCTGGCGCAGACGATCAACGTCATGGCCGACGAGCTGGAGGCCCAGGACCGCCAGCGCAAGGAGCTGGTCGCGAACGTCTCCCATGAGCTGCGCACCCCGATCGCGGGCCTGCGCGCCGTGCTGGAGAACATCGTCGACGGGGTCACCGAGGCCGACCCGGAGACCATGCGGACGGCCCTGAAGCAGACCGAGCGGCTCGGCCGCCTGGTGGAGACCCTGCTGGACCTGTCCCGGCTCGACAACGGCGTCGTACCGCTGAAGCTGCGGCGCTTCGAGGTGTGGCCGTATCTGTCGGGCGTGCTGAAGGAGGCCAACATGGTCGCCTCGGCGCGCGCGGGCATGGCCACCGGCTCCGGCAGCCACACCCGTACCGACGTCCATCTGCACCTGGACGTCTCCCCGCCGGAGCTGACCGCGCACGCGGACCCCGAGCGCATCCACCAGGTCGTCGCCAACCTGATCGACAACGCGGTCAAGCACAGCCCGCCGCACGGCCGGGTGACCGTGAAGGCGCGGCGCGGGCCCCAGCCGCAGTCGCTGGAGCTGGAGGTCCTGGACGAGGGTCCGGGCATCCCGCGCTCGGAGTGGCACCGGGTCTTCGAGCGGTTCAACCGGGGCGCCGTGACCCGGCCGCACGGTCCGGGCAGCGACGGCGGCACGGGCCTCGGGCTCGCGATCGCCCGCTGGGCGGTGGATCTGCACGGCGGCCGGATCGGGGTGGCCGAATCAGAGCGCGGCTGCCGGATCATCGTCACCCTTCCGGGAGCGAACTCCGCTTCAAGTTGA
- a CDS encoding DUF4097 family beta strand repeat-containing protein, protein MSEWSVTEPRKLTFDTPVSTLQVRIAGGTVNVVGTEEGPARLEVSDIEGPPLLVTHENGTLTVGYEDLTWQGFTKLLDRRSWRRSAVVSLAVPADARVEVGTVGAGAVISGIRGPAVVRGVTGDTALVGLSGPVHANTVSGNLEAQAVTGELRFASVSGDLTVVEGSGPAVRADSVSGSMIVDLDPEGPTDVHLTSVSGEIAIRLPHPADAEVEANTASGRISNAFEGLRVRGQWGAHKITGRLGAGTGRLRATTVSGAIALLRRPDRTPDGTTDGAADPADGTTGGPTDKKVL, encoded by the coding sequence ATGTCCGAGTGGTCCGTCACCGAGCCACGGAAGCTGACGTTCGACACCCCGGTGAGCACCCTCCAGGTGCGCATCGCGGGCGGCACGGTGAACGTGGTGGGGACCGAGGAGGGCCCCGCCCGCCTGGAGGTCTCGGACATCGAGGGCCCGCCGCTGCTGGTGACACACGAGAACGGCACCCTGACGGTGGGGTACGAGGACCTGACCTGGCAGGGCTTCACCAAGCTTCTCGACCGCAGGAGCTGGCGCCGCAGCGCGGTCGTCTCGCTGGCGGTCCCGGCGGACGCCAGGGTCGAGGTGGGCACGGTCGGCGCCGGCGCGGTGATCTCCGGCATCCGGGGCCCGGCGGTGGTCCGGGGCGTCACCGGCGACACCGCCCTGGTCGGCCTCTCCGGACCGGTCCACGCGAACACCGTCTCGGGGAACCTGGAGGCGCAGGCCGTCACCGGCGAGCTGCGCTTCGCCTCGGTGTCCGGGGACCTGACCGTGGTCGAGGGCTCGGGCCCCGCCGTGCGGGCCGACTCGGTCAGCGGCTCGATGATCGTGGACCTGGACCCGGAGGGCCCGACGGACGTCCATCTCACCAGCGTCTCGGGCGAGATCGCCATCCGGCTGCCGCACCCGGCGGACGCGGAGGTGGAGGCGAACACGGCGAGCGGCCGGATCTCCAACGCCTTCGAGGGACTGCGGGTGCGGGGCCAGTGGGGCGCCCACAAGATCACCGGCCGGCTGGGCGCGGGCACCGGACGGCTGCGGGCCACCACGGTCTCCGGCGCGATCGCCCTGCTCCGGCGCCCCGACCGGACGCCCGACGGCACGACCGACGGCGCCGCCGACCCGGCCGACGGCACGACCGGCGGCCCGACCGACAAGAAGGTGCTCTGA
- a CDS encoding DUF6104 family protein gives MYFTDRGIEELEKRRGEEEVTFEWLAEQLRTFVDLNPDFEVPVERLATWLARLDDEDDDE, from the coding sequence ATGTACTTCACCGACCGCGGCATCGAGGAGCTGGAGAAGCGGCGCGGCGAGGAGGAGGTCACCTTCGAGTGGCTCGCCGAGCAGCTGCGCACCTTCGTGGACCTCAACCCCGACTTCGAGGTGCCGGTGGAGCGCCTGGCCACCTGGCTCGCCCGCCTCGACGACGAGGACGACGACGAGTAG
- a CDS encoding zinc-binding dehydrogenase, producing the protein MFAVYAARIDRDQPLSGLELGERPAPEGRPGWSTIDVRAASLNHHDLWSLRGVGLPEDRLPMILGCDAAGVDADGNEVVLHSVIGQTGHGVGPKEPRSILTERYQGTFAEQVAVPTFNVLPKPKELSFAEAACLPTAWLTAYRMLFTNAGVRPGDSVLVQGAGGGVATAAIVLGKAAGLKMFATSRDEAKRKRALELGAVEAVESGARLPQRVDAVIETVGAATWSHSVKSLRPGGTIVISGATSGDRPSHAELTRIFFLELKVVGSTMGTKDELEDLLSFCATTGVRPVIDEVLPMDRAREGFERMESGGQFGKIVLTTS; encoded by the coding sequence ATGTTCGCCGTCTACGCCGCCCGAATCGACCGCGACCAGCCGCTCTCCGGCCTTGAGTTGGGGGAGCGTCCGGCCCCCGAGGGCCGCCCCGGCTGGAGCACCATCGATGTGCGCGCCGCCTCCCTCAACCACCATGACCTCTGGTCCCTGCGGGGCGTCGGCCTCCCGGAGGACCGGCTGCCGATGATCCTCGGCTGCGACGCCGCCGGGGTCGACGCGGACGGCAACGAGGTCGTCCTGCACTCCGTCATCGGCCAGACCGGCCACGGCGTCGGCCCGAAGGAGCCGCGCTCCATCCTGACCGAGCGCTACCAGGGCACCTTCGCCGAGCAGGTCGCCGTACCGACCTTCAACGTGCTGCCCAAGCCGAAGGAGCTGTCCTTCGCCGAGGCCGCCTGTCTGCCCACCGCGTGGCTCACGGCGTACCGGATGCTGTTCACCAACGCCGGGGTACGGCCCGGTGACTCGGTCCTGGTGCAGGGCGCGGGCGGCGGGGTCGCCACGGCCGCGATCGTGCTCGGCAAGGCGGCGGGGCTGAAGATGTTCGCCACCAGCCGCGACGAGGCCAAGCGGAAGCGGGCCCTGGAACTGGGCGCGGTGGAGGCCGTGGAGAGCGGGGCGCGGCTGCCGCAGCGGGTGGACGCGGTCATCGAGACCGTGGGCGCCGCGACCTGGTCCCACTCGGTGAAGTCGCTGCGCCCCGGCGGGACGATCGTCATCTCCGGTGCCACCAGCGGCGACCGGCCCTCGCACGCCGAGCTGACCCGGATCTTCTTCCTCGAACTGAAGGTCGTCGGCTCCACCATGGGCACCAAGGACGAGCTGGAGGACCTGCTCTCCTTCTGCGCCACGACCGGCGTACGGCCCGTCATCGACGAGGTGCTCCCGATGGACCGCGCCCGCGAGGGCTTCGAACGGATGGAGTCCGGCGGGCAGTTCGGGAAGATCGTACTGACGACGTCCTGA